Proteins from one Mus caroli chromosome 3, CAROLI_EIJ_v1.1, whole genome shotgun sequence genomic window:
- the LOC110291485 gene encoding LOW QUALITY PROTEIN: polyadenylate-binding protein 4-like (The sequence of the model RefSeq protein was modified relative to this genomic sequence to represent the inferred CDS: inserted 1 base in 1 codon) yields MASLYVGDLHSDVTEAMLYEKFSPVGPVLSIRVCPDMITWRSLGYAYVNFQXDAERALDTMNFDVIKGKPIRIMWSQRDPSLRKSGVGNVFIKNLDKSIDNKALYDTFSAFGNILSCKVVCDEKGSKGYAFVHFETQEAADKAVEKMNGMLLNDRKVFVGRFKSRKEREAELGAKAKEFTNVYIKNFGEEVDDGNLKELFSQFGKTLSVKVMRDSSGKSKCFGFVNYEKHEDANKAVEEMNGKEMSGKDIFVGCAQKKVERQAELKRKFEQLKQERISRCQGVNFYIKNLDDTIDDEKLRKEFSPFGSITSAKVVLEDGRSKGFGFVCFSSPEEASKAVTEMKGRIVGSKPLYLVAVAQRKEEQKAQLTNQYMQHVAGMRALPASAILNQFQPAAGGYFVPAVPQAQGRPPYYTPNQLAQMRTNPRWQQGGRPQDFQGLPSALRQSGPRPTLRHLAPTGNAPAFYYCSERLTDSCQSGSVPTAMPNLAPQALVAAAAPRAVAPYKYASSVRSPHPATQPQQAPQPAVHVQGQEPLTASMLAAAPPQEQKQMLGERLFPLIQTMHSNLAGKIPGILLEIDNSELLHMLESPESLPSKVDEAVAVLQAHHAKKEAAQKVDTVAAATS; encoded by the exons ATGGCCTCCTTATACGTGGGTGATTTGCACTCGGACGTCACCGAAGCCATGCTGTATGAAAAGTTCAGCCCTGTGGGGCCTGTGCTGTCCATCCGGGTCTGTCCCGATATGATCACCTGGCGCTCTCTGGGTTATGCCTATGTCAACTTCC CTGACGCTGAGAGGGCCTTGGACACCATGAACTTCGACGTGATAAAGGGAAAGCCAATCCGCATCATGTGGTCGCAGAGGGATCCCTCTTTGAGAAAGTCTGGGGTGGGAAATGTCTTCATCAAGAACCTGGACAAATCCATAGACAACAAGGCACTGTATGACACTTTCTCTGCCTTTGGAAACATCTTGTCCTGTAAGGTGGTCTGTGATGAGAAGGGCTCTAAGGGCTATGCTTTTGTTCACTTCGAGACCCAAGAGGCCGCTGACAAGGCTGTCGAGAAGATGAATGGCATGCTTCTCAATGACCGTAAAGTGTTTGTGGGTAGATTCAAGTCTCGCAAAGAGCGGGAAGCGGAGCTTGGAGCCAAGGCCAAGGAATTCACCAATGTTTATATCAAAAACTTCGGAGAAGAGGTGGATGATGGGAATCTGAAAGAACTCTTTAGCCAGTTTGGTAAGACCCTAAGTGTCAAGGTGATGAGAGACTCCAGTGGGAAGTCCAAATGTTTTGGCTTTGTAAATTACGAGAAACACGAGGATGCCAATAAGGCTGTggaagaaatgaatggaaaagaaatgagCGGGAAAGACATATTTGTAGGCTGTGCACAGAAAAAGGTAGAAAGGCAGGCTGAGCTAAAGCGGAAGTTTGagcagctgaagcaggagaggaTTAGCCGGTGCCAGGGGGTGAATTTCTACATTAAGAACTTGGATGACACCATTGATGAtgagaaattaaggaaagagttttctccctttggaTCAATCACCAGTGCGAAGGTGGTGCTAGAAGATGGGAGAAGCAAAGGGTTTGGCTTTGTCTGTTTCTCCTCTCCTGAAGAGGCAAGCAAAGCTGTCACCGAGATGAAGGGACGCATTGTGGGCTCCAAGCCTCTGTACCTCGTTGCCGTGGcccagaggaaggaggagcagaaggcTCAGCTGACTAACCAGTACATGCAGCATGTGGCGGGGATGAGAGCACTCCCTGCCAGTGCCATCTTAAATCAGTTCCAGCCTGCAGCTGGTGGCTACTTTGTGCCCGCAGTTCCGCAGGCTCAGGGAAGACCCCCATATTACACGCCTAACCAGTTAGCACAGATGAGGACTAATCCACGCTGGCAGCAAGGCGGGAGACCTCAAGACTTCCAAGGATTGCCAAGTGCCCTGCGGCAGTCTGGGCCTCGCCCAACTCTTCGACATCTGGCTCCAACTGGTAATGCTCCGGCTTTCTACTACTGCTCAGAGA GGCTAACTGACAGCTGCCAGTCTGGAAGCGTCCCTACAGCCATGCCAAACCTTGCACCTCAGGCCTTAGTTGCTGCCGCCGCTCCCAGGGCTGTGGCTCCATACAAGTATGCCTCCAGTGTCCGCAGTCCACACCCTGCCACCCAGCCACAGCAGGCCCCCCAGCCTGCAGTCCACGTCCAGGGTCAGGAGCCCCTGACTGCCTCCATGCTTGCTGCAGCGCCCCCccaggagcagaagcagatgcTGGGGGAGCGTCTGTTCCCGCTTATCCAAACAATGCATTCAAACCTGGCTGGGAAAATCCCTGGGATCCTGCTGGAAATTGACAACTCTGAGCTGCTGCACATGCTGGAGTCCCCCGAGTCCCTCCCCTCCAAGGTAGATGAAGCTGTGGCAGTCCTGCAGGCTCATCATGCCAAGAAAGAAGCTGCCCAGAAGGTGgacactgttgctgctgctacctcttag